AGAGTATACAGACATCGAAGCGGATCACATTATCATCGATAATTGCGCTCACCAACTTGTTAAACAACCAGAACAATTTAGTGTGATTGTCACAACAAATATGAATGGTGATATAATTAGCGATCTCTGCTCAGGCTTAGTCGGCGGATTAGGATTTGCCCCTAGTTCAAATATTGGAAATGATATTGCTATTTTTGAAGCAGTTCACGGATCTGCGCCGAAATATGCTGGTAAAAATGTCATCAATCCCACTGCATTACTTCTTTCAGCAGTCATGATGTTGCGCTATATGAAAGAATTTGGCGCAGCCGAAAAAATAACGAAAAGTCTATATTATACAATGGGAGAGGAAAAAACTCTGACGCGGGATGTCGTAGGTGATGAGAAGGCAGCTTCAACAACCGATTTCACTGCTGCAATCATTAGGAATCTAGATAAAGAGCCAAAAAACTGGAAAGCTAGGACATACGCCCCCCTTCAAAAATCTTCCCTTTCCCTGCCAGAGTTAACAGTCGATAAAAGGCGCGTAATTGGTGTAGATATTTTCATAGAATCTAAAATGGCACCCGAGAAAATAGCCCATGAAATATCTGATAAGATTAAGGATTTACCCTTAAGTCTCACAACGATTTCTAGCCGTGGAGTACAGGTATTTCCCGATCTAGGAGGATTAACCGAACCTCACGATCCTTACAGATGTAGGTTTATGCATGAACATCCAAATGAGCCTGTTGATGATACACTTCTTCACACACTAATAGAGTGTATTGGATTATCCTA
The sequence above is a segment of the Alphaproteobacteria bacterium genome. Coding sequences within it:
- a CDS encoding NADP-dependent isocitrate dehydrogenase; this encodes MSKRSITLIPGDGIGPEITQAVKQIIEAAKVPVQWEVCEAGASVFKKGITSGITQETIDSIMRTRLCLKGPLETPVGYGERSANVTLRKLFETYGNIRPAYRLPGIDTPFTDRNIDLIVVRENVEDLYAGIEYMQTPAVAECLKLISHEGCEKISRLAFEVARSEGRKKVTCATKANIMKMTEGMLKHVFEEVSKEYTDIEADHIIIDNCAHQLVKQPEQFSVIVTTNMNGDIISDLCSGLVGGLGFAPSSNIGNDIAIFEAVHGSAPKYAGKNVINPTALLLSAVMMLRYMKEFGAAEKITKSLYYTMGEEKTLTRDVVGDEKAASTTDFTAAIIRNLDKEPKNWKARTYAPLQKSSLSLPELTVDKRRVIGVDIFIESKMAPEKIAHEISDKIKDLPLSLTTISSRGVQVFPDLGGLTEPHDPYRCRFMHEHPNEPVDDTLLHTLIECIGLSYTWMHIEKLQQFNGKDSFSQA